In one window of Solanum pennellii chromosome 2, SPENNV200 DNA:
- the LOC107011726 gene encoding biogenesis of lysosome-related organelles complex 1 subunit 2, translating to MEQDHLAESLTDLFTNVSTMIRGELQETNNVLELVEKMNTRVAEEYKGFGDVASGLTIFVEQLKCKSGRFDEYVQQIDTIEQQVTEFEAVISMLDKYVSLLESKVQSAYQIPPP from the exons ATGGAGCAGGACCACTTGGCTGAGTCACTCACTGACCTATTCACAAATGTTTCCACGATGATTAGAGGCGAGCTCCAG GAAACTAACAATGTACTTGAACTTGTGGAGAAAATGAATACAAGAGTTGCTGAAGAATATAAAGGCTTTGGAGATGTGGCTTCAGGATTGACCATCTTTGTGGAGCAATTGAAGTGTAAGAGTGGCAGATTTGACGAGTATGTTCAACAGATTGACACAATTGAACAGCAAGTTACAGAATTTGAAGCTGTAATTTCGATGCTAGACAAGTATGTTTCACTGCTGGAATCCAAAGTGCAATCTGCTTACCAAATTCCTCCACCATGA
- the LOC107008965 gene encoding E3 ubiquitin-protein ligase At3g02290-like isoform X2 has product MGAVCCCLRDECEDFANPNSSIYRNCICFPTLIQNFLHVYASLFHRGERHVIPSSDQGAASLSSTATLDDSLSDMYRSPPRPLPYDADPRYFRLQQDGQVSRREKGSSRSHEETEPLQRSFNDPESLSDVNKWSLPTFEEGSKEYNKSSVEFSTAKMTSGDAHSYYYSEDEDVCPTCLEEYTEENPKIITKCSHHFHLSCIYEWMERSDSCPVCGKVMAFDETT; this is encoded by the exons ATGGGTGCAGTTTGTTGCTGCTTGCGAGACGAATGTGAAGATTTTGCCAACCCAAACAGCTCAATTTATAGGAACTGTATATGCTTTCCAACTCTTATTCAGAACTTCTTGCATGTG TATGCATCACTTTTCCATAGAGGAGAAAGACATGTCATTCCTTCATCGGATCAAGGTGCAGCATCTTTGAGTTCTACAGCCACTCTTGATGACTCACTATCTGACATGTACCGTTCTCCTCCGAGACCACTGCCATATGATGCTGATCCAAGATATTTCCGCTTGCAACAAGATGGACAAGTCTCAAGAAGGGAGAAAGGCTCGAGCCGCTCACACGAGGAAACTGAACCACTACAAAGAAGTTTTAATGACCCTGAATCGTTAAGTGATGTAAATAAATGGAGTCTGCCTACGTTTGAAGAAGGATCAAAAGAATACAATAAGTCTTCTGTGGAATTCTCAACTGCTAAAATGACTTCTGGAGATGCTCATAGCTATTATTATTCAGAAGATGAAGATGTCTGCCCAACATGTCTTGAAG AATATACGGAGgaaaatccaaaaataataacaaaatgcTCTCACCATTTCCACCTGAGTTGTATATATGAGTGGATGGAAAGAAGTGACAGCTGTCCAGTTTGTGGCAAG GTGATGGCATTTGACGAAACAACCTAA
- the LOC107008966 gene encoding truncated transcription factor CAULIFLOWER A-like: protein MGRCRVEMKRIENKISRQVTFSKRRSGLLKKTNEISVLCDAEVALIVFSSNGKLFEYSTQSSMENILERYENYSYEEMNLNTTYKENWTLEYPKLMARVELLQRNIRHFMGEDLDAFNLREFQGLEQQLDTALKRVRSKKNQLMHESISQLQKKEKELQQRNILISKKLKENEKKQIVQTNPGQSSTMTFLLQSPTVTNQTIGGPSQATDQSQNRDGYNTLMPPWMFHHVHNKG from the exons ATGGGGCGGTGTAGGGTGGAGATGAAGcggattgaaaataaaataagcagACAAGTTACATTCTCAAAGAGACGATCCGGTTTGTTGAAGAAAACCAACGAGATCTCTGTGCTATGTGATGCTGAGGTGGCATTAATTGTTTTCTCTTCAAATGGAAAACTATTTGAGTACTCTACTCAATCAAg caTGGAAAATATATTGGAAAGATATGAAAATTACTCATATGAGGAGATGAACTTGAATACAACTTATAAG GAAAATTGGACTCTTGAGTACCCAAAGCTCATGGCAAGAGTTGAACTTCTGCAAAGAAATATAAG GCATTTTATGGGCGAAGATCTGGACGCCTTTAATCTGCGTGAATTTCAGGGTTTAGAGCAACAGCTCGATACAGCTCTAAAGCGAGTGCGATCTAAGAAG AACCAACTGATGCATGAGTCCATTTCCCAGCTGcagaaaaag GAAAAAGAACTGCAACAGCGAAACATCTTAATTTCTAAGAAG CttaaagaaaatgagaagaagCAAATTGTGCAAACAAATCCAGGCCAAAGCTCTACTATGACTTTCTTGCTACAATCTCCCACAGTCACTAACCAAACAATTGG CGGTCCTTCTCAAGCAACGGATCAAAGTCAAAATCGCGATGGTTACAATACCTTGATGCCTCCATGGATGTTCCACCATGTCCACAACAAAGGATga
- the LOC107008965 gene encoding E3 ubiquitin-protein ligase At3g02290-like isoform X1, which translates to MGAVCCCLRDECEDFANPNSSIYRNCICFPTLIQNFLHVYASLFHRGERHVIPSSDQGAASLSSTATLDDSLSDMYRSPPRPLPYDADPRYFRLQQDGQVSRREKGSSRSHEETEPLQRSFNDPESLSDVNKWSLPTFEEGSKEYNKSSVEFSTAKMTSGDAHSYYYSEDEDVCPTCLEEYTEENPKIITKCSHHFHLSCIYEWMERSDSCPVCGKVPGCPREMYVYLYFSTLTSLS; encoded by the exons ATGGGTGCAGTTTGTTGCTGCTTGCGAGACGAATGTGAAGATTTTGCCAACCCAAACAGCTCAATTTATAGGAACTGTATATGCTTTCCAACTCTTATTCAGAACTTCTTGCATGTG TATGCATCACTTTTCCATAGAGGAGAAAGACATGTCATTCCTTCATCGGATCAAGGTGCAGCATCTTTGAGTTCTACAGCCACTCTTGATGACTCACTATCTGACATGTACCGTTCTCCTCCGAGACCACTGCCATATGATGCTGATCCAAGATATTTCCGCTTGCAACAAGATGGACAAGTCTCAAGAAGGGAGAAAGGCTCGAGCCGCTCACACGAGGAAACTGAACCACTACAAAGAAGTTTTAATGACCCTGAATCGTTAAGTGATGTAAATAAATGGAGTCTGCCTACGTTTGAAGAAGGATCAAAAGAATACAATAAGTCTTCTGTGGAATTCTCAACTGCTAAAATGACTTCTGGAGATGCTCATAGCTATTATTATTCAGAAGATGAAGATGTCTGCCCAACATGTCTTGAAG AATATACGGAGgaaaatccaaaaataataacaaaatgcTCTCACCATTTCCACCTGAGTTGTATATATGAGTGGATGGAAAGAAGTGACAGCTGTCCAGTTTGTGGCAAG GTCCCaggctgtccaagggagatgtatgtttatttatatttttctacaTTGACCTCTCTGTCGTAG
- the LOC107010717 gene encoding GDSL esterase/lipase 7-like — protein sequence MEKFNFLAVIIVLLMYFESVKSDIPLAPALYVFGDSIFDSGNNNVLPTLAKADFKPYGSNFDGGRATGRFTNGKTVADFIAEFLGLPFSPPYLSLRGSLKLTGLNYASGSCGILPYTGNFIGKCLHFSEQVDLFERTVDRELPRKFDDPEEFSSYLSRSIFVVSTGNNDYVNNYLQPNIYGTSKRYTPDSFAKLLIDTLSQQLQRLYRLGARKIIMFEIGPIGCIPSFTKKLRPNGRCNEDYNALAVIFNNQLSDMLKNLSSTLQGSAFILGHGHWLGYDAIINPSAYGLMNPTSPCCITWGNGTSACIPELVPCRDADKHYFWDGYHLTETIYRVIATKCFNGTSLCIPKNIKELVED from the exons atggagaaattcaattttttagcAGTGATTATAGTCCTGTTGATGTATTTTGAATCAGTAAAATCAGATATTCCTCTCGCACCAGCATTGTATGTATTTGGGGATTCAATATTTGACAGTGGAAATAATAATGTTTTGCCAACTTTAGCTAAGGCTGATTTTAAACCATATGGTTCGAATTTTGACGGAGGCAGAGCAACTGGAAGATTTACAAATGGAAAAACTGTTGCTGATTTTATTGCTGAATTTCTCGGATTGCCATTTTCTCCGCCTTATTTGAGTTTACGAGGATCGTTAAAGCTCACTGGGTTAAATTATGCATCTGGATCCTGCGGGATTTTACCTTATACAGGAAATTTCATC GGAAAGTGCCTGCATTTTTCGGAGCAAGTTGATTTATTCGAAAGAACGGTAGATCGAGAATTGCCCAGAAAGTTTGATGATCCTGAAGAATTTTCGAGTTATTTGTCTCGATCGATTTTTGTGGTGTCTACAGGCAACAATGACTATGTAAATAACTATTTACAGCCAAATATTTATGGGACGAGCAAACGCTATACGCCTGATTCATTTGCTAAACTTCTCATTGATACACTCTCTCAACAACTTCAG AGATTATATCGACTGGGAGCAAGAAAGATAATAATGTTCGAGATAGGACCAATTGGTTGTATTCCATCATTTACAAAGAAGCTTCGACCTAATGGACGTTGCAACGAAGATTATAACGCTCTCGCAGTAATTTTCAACAATCAGCTGAGTGACATGCTAAAAAATCTCAGTTCGACTCTTCAAGGCTCTGCTTTTATTCTTGGCCATGGTCACTGGCTCGGCTACGATGCCATCATTAATCCTTCTGCTTATG GTTTAATGAATCCAACAAGTCCATGTTGCATCACTTGGGGAAATGGGACATCAGCATGCATACCAGAACTTGTGCCGTGCCGAGACGCTGATAAACACTACTTCTGGGATGGTTATCATCTTACTGAAACAATATACAGAGTTATAGCTACTAAATGTTTCAATGGAACATCTCTTTGTATTCCCAAAAATATTAAGGAACTTGTGGAAGATTGA